In the genome of Arachis stenosperma cultivar V10309 chromosome 2, arast.V10309.gnm1.PFL2, whole genome shotgun sequence, the window CAACCACATTGTTCCATCCCTCTTTGTTAAAGTCATCATGAGGCCTATTCCCAGCAGCTATTTCCTGAACACATACTTCCAAGAAAACTCCTATTGTGAAATCATCCCATTTATCATTGTCTGGAATTGGCTGATTCTCTTGAGTAGCTCTTCTATGTGTCACTTCCAGAGGAATGCTATGTTCCTCTTCCTCCAGAGACACGCtatatttatacaataaaaCAATACCAAATTATtgcataatttttattataacaaTCATACCTTCAATTACATAAATGCATCAAACAAAagtaatattttatatttttaagttttcatCATCTACCATTGAGTTCAATCTCCAAAAAGAGACAAGATTTCACCTATGTTCTACAACAACAGCAAGAGCAAAAGATATTGGATCAAACATAAACCGTTGAACACACAAAATGAAAGTCCAGAAATAAATTAACCTAGACACAGAGCTACATATATCAGGTTAAGATTTAAGACGCTGGGTCTAGTTGGATACCTGGGTCAGCTGGAAAAACTTTTTCCCcaagaaaaacagaaaactAACAACTAAATAGCAGAGCAAAAGGAAACAACAGCAAAAGTAACAAACAGAACTAGGCTTTGGCCCTCTACAGCACCCCACCGTGAGAAAGAAAAAACCTTGACACATGATGAGAATAGTTGAACCACGTAGGAAGGATTTTAACCTCCTTCAAATTAAAGTGTTACTAGAGAAATCACCAGCAAATAACCAACTGTCAGCAGATACAAAAATTTAtagcataaaataaaatcaGAAAATGATTTACAGCTTCTTTAAAGTTAACTCCTCTAATGCCAACTATCAAAATCATGCACAAAGAATACATATTACGGGAGCAATTTCTTAATATCTCTCCATCGATATGTGACGGTAAATATGTATCGTCAGGTTGATTAATAAGTAATAACCTATATATCGGGTTGGGAGGAGGGAGATGGTTGTTTCATTTTAATATAAAGGAAATATAGTGAAGGAAGTGGAAGCATGTTATGACCCCATTAATGTTACAGTTAATATTAGTGTAACTGGAAGGGAAATAGTAGAGTGTCTTTTGTCCTTTGTTAGAGTCTTGGCAGTCAGGATGTCTCTTGAATATCCTTTCTATCTTGTAACTTGTAAGTCATCGATAAATAGATTCCAATTCTAACGAAAGACATAAGTACAAGGACAGTCTGGTGCACAAGAATCCCTCGCTTAATGCAGGGTTTGGGAAAGGCCGCACCCACAGAGTGTAATGTACCCAACTTGAACCCGTGAAGTCACACGGAGACAACTCAATCATTGCTCCAAGGCTCTCCTTCAAAGGCATATAAGTATAGCAAAGAAGAAGTGTAGACAAACAGTGAATAAAGCGGAACagagaaaaatgaaataaaatagatacagaaaaagaaaaacattaCCTAACAGAATGTTGAAGCTTATTGACTTTACCAAATTGTTTTTTATCATTTAGCTGTATCTGCCTTTTATTTGGATTATCATTTGAAGTAGTGTGGCCCACATTATATGAAGTATGAGGTTCTTCATAAGCAACACTATCACTGTCCCTAAAACCCTCACCAAAAGCCCTTAATTCATGATTGTCCTCATTTTCTTTCCCACATACCCTCACCTCAGCTGATGATGGATCTGCATGTGTTTTCAAAGCTACATCACCTATAGCCTTCATATCTTTAGAACATGCTTTCAACTTATCCAAGTGTGAAGGACATTGAaaccttaatttcagaaattctGGGTTCTCCTAAAATCGAAAAGGGAGAACAAATAAGTAAAAGGATAATAAACACATAATGCAGCAaccaaaattattaaattagtagCACAAACTGATAATAACAATAAGACATACCTTTCTTCTAGCTACCCAAAACTCTTGACATACCTTACTATTTTGTGCCTCAGAAGCCACCGTAAGAGCCTCATCAGCGTATTCTATACAAATATTTTGCTCAGGAATCTCCTTTCACATgatccaaaaaaaatttgtaatggGGATCCTCATCAGTACCGCCATTACTTAACATCCAATCATTTTTTGTCACCATTTAGAATATATGCTATGCTTGAATCTTATCTCTTAACTactatttttgaatttgtgcAACCATATAATAGTAGGACACACCTTTTTCCTTAGACGGCTTTTTCTTGCGGTCTCTCTGTTTTCAGGCAAACGTCTCAAAGTCAGATAGCAAAAgtaatatagaaaaaaaaatgtaaaagaagTTAACATAGCTTCAATAATGCAGAAactatattataaaatataatagagAAGGAGATATAGATACAAAAAAAAGGTTTATGGAGAAATAATAATCTATGCTTTCATATTCAAACACCTTTGCATCAAGTAGTTTCTCTGATGTGGAACCAGCTCCCTTCCTCTGCAACtcaagggaaaaaaaaaaaataaaaattatttgaaacaGATTCATTATTGcagaataaagaagaaaaaaaaaacttatttgaaacaaaaatttatttttgctAAAAAAAATCAGTGTAGAATTCGGGGCTAGAAAATCAGAACAAAAATGTTTCCATAGCAGAAGCTTCTTGGTATAAAAGAGGGAGGGAAATGAATACAAGTTTAGAACATGTTTTAGGTAGCTAAGTTATTAAAGGGtgcttcaattttttttcaatcccaaatgaaaaagaaaagaaaaatattgatTATATTTTCTCACAGAATTTCTAGGAAGAGTTTCTGAATGCTGATCAAGTCCCTTAGACCATTTCTCTTGAGGCATGCAATAATCAATATGATAAGGGTAGCAGCAAAAGGGATCATTTTCAGCAATTGTTTTTTGTAGTAAACTTGGTAGGACACTGGGTTTAAAATGAGAAAACTTTTATAAGTACTGAAAAGATTCTtcctttgtttgtttgtttgtcaGTAAAATATGTTCTGTGATGAACTTCCCCTGAGATTTTGGGATATGGAAAAGAGTGAAACTGAGAGATTAAACAGTTGAGAAACAGTGTTGTTTTTGTGAAGATCAGAGTAAGCTAATAAGCTACCTTTTCATAAGGTGATTTGGCTTGTGATTGACTCTGTGATGATGATGAAGGGAGTACTATTTTTACCCGTTCAGCAATGATAGCTTCCTCACCATcatcctcctcttcttcctcaggAGGAACGTAACAATGATCCAACCAATACTTGTACTCTTCGTCAGCCATTGTTTTTTTGTGGCTTAGAACTTtgaga includes:
- the LOC130960832 gene encoding uncharacterized protein LOC130960832 isoform X1, with protein sequence MADEEYKYWLDHCYVPPEEEEEDDGEEAIIAERVKIVLPSSSSQSQSQAKSPYEKRKGAGSTSEKLLDAKRDRKKKPSKEKEYADEALTVASEAQNSKVCQEFWVARRKENPEFLKLRFQCPSHLDKLKACSKDMKAIGDVALKTHADPSSAEVRVCGKENEDNHELRAFGEGFRDSDSVAYEEPHTSYNVGHTTSNDNPNKRQIQLNDKKQFGKVNKLQHSVSVSLEEEEHSIPLEVTHRRATQENQPIPDNDKWDDFTIGVFLEVCVQEIAAGNRPHDDFNKEGWNNVVAKFNGKTGKNYDHRQLKKELDNLKNDFTLWAKLVESQTGLGWDPIKKTVKAPPKFWESRKKENHAFLKFEHQGPPHLDKLEACFEDAIGTSYVAIYADPSSNAVGFYGEENEDNLELRASVANKETYHSHNAEPGPSS
- the LOC130960832 gene encoding uncharacterized protein LOC130960832 isoform X2; the encoded protein is MADEEYKYWLDHCYVPPEEEEEDDGEEAIIAERVKIVLPSSSSQSQSQAKSPYEKRKGAGSTSEKLLDAKRDRKKKPSKEKEYADEALTVASEAQNSKENPEFLKLRFQCPSHLDKLKACSKDMKAIGDVALKTHADPSSAEVRVCGKENEDNHELRAFGEGFRDSDSVAYEEPHTSYNVGHTTSNDNPNKRQIQLNDKKQFGKVNKLQHSVSVSLEEEEHSIPLEVTHRRATQENQPIPDNDKWDDFTIGVFLEVCVQEIAAGNRPHDDFNKEGWNNVVAKFNGKTGKNYDHRQLKKELDNLKNDFTLWAKLVESQTGLGWDPIKKTVKAPPKFWESRKKENHAFLKFEHQGPPHLDKLEACFEDAIGTSYVAIYADPSSNAVGFYGEENEDNLELRASVANKETYHSHNAEPGPSS
- the LOC130960832 gene encoding uncharacterized protein LOC130960832 isoform X4 gives rise to the protein MKRGRELVPHQRNYLMQRETARKSRLRKKIPEQNICIEYADEALTVASEAQNSKVCQEFWVARRKENPEFLKLRFQCPSHLDKLKACSKDMKAIGDVALKTHADPSSAEVRVCGKENEDNHELRAFGEGFRDSDSVAYEEPHTSYNVGHTTSNDNPNKRQIQLNDKKQFGKVNKLQHSVSVSLEEEEHSIPLEVTHRRATQENQPIPDNDKWDDFTIGVFLEVCVQEIAAGNRPHDDFNKEGWNNVVAKFNGKTGKNYDHRQLKKELDNLKNDFTLWAKLVESQTGLGWDPIKKTVKAPPKFWESRKKENHAFLKFEHQGPPHLDKLEACFEDAIGTSYVAIYADPSSNAVGFYGEENEDNLELRASVANKETYHSHNAEPGPSS
- the LOC130960832 gene encoding uncharacterized protein LOC130960832 isoform X3, which gives rise to MPQEKWSKGLDQHSETLPRNSRKGAGSTSEKLLDAKRDRKKKPSKEKEYADEALTVASEAQNSKVCQEFWVARRKENPEFLKLRFQCPSHLDKLKACSKDMKAIGDVALKTHADPSSAEVRVCGKENEDNHELRAFGEGFRDSDSVAYEEPHTSYNVGHTTSNDNPNKRQIQLNDKKQFGKVNKLQHSVSVSLEEEEHSIPLEVTHRRATQENQPIPDNDKWDDFTIGVFLEVCVQEIAAGNRPHDDFNKEGWNNVVAKFNGKTGKNYDHRQLKKELDNLKNDFTLWAKLVESQTGLGWDPIKKTVKAPPKFWESRKKENHAFLKFEHQGPPHLDKLEACFEDAIGTSYVAIYADPSSNAVGFYGEENEDNLELRASVANKETYHSHNAEPGPSS
- the LOC130960832 gene encoding L10-interacting MYB domain-containing protein-like isoform X7, producing MQRETARKSRLRKKIPEQNICIEYADEALTVASEAQNSKENPEFLKLRFQCPSHLDKLKACSKDMKAIGDVALKTHADPSSAEVRVCGKENEDNHELRAFGEGFRDSDSVAYEEPHTSYNVGHTTSNDNPNKRQIQLNDKKQFGKVNKLQHSVSVSLEEEEHSIPLEVTHRRATQENQPIPDNDKWDDFTIGVFLEVCVQEIAAGNRPHDDFNKEGWNNVVAKFNGKTGKNYDHRQLKKELDNLKNDFTLWAKLVESQTGLGWDPIKKTVKAPPKFWESRKKENHAFLKFEHQGPPHLDKLEACFEDAIGTSYVAIYADPSSNAVGFYGEENEDNLELRASVANKETYHSHNAEPGPSS
- the LOC130960832 gene encoding L10-interacting MYB domain-containing protein-like isoform X5; its protein translation is MKRGRELVPHQRNYLMQRETARKSRLRKKIPEQNICIEYADEALTVASEAQNSKENPEFLKLRFQCPSHLDKLKACSKDMKAIGDVALKTHADPSSAEVRVCGKENEDNHELRAFGEGFRDSDSVAYEEPHTSYNVGHTTSNDNPNKRQIQLNDKKQFGKVNKLQHSVSVSLEEEEHSIPLEVTHRRATQENQPIPDNDKWDDFTIGVFLEVCVQEIAAGNRPHDDFNKEGWNNVVAKFNGKTGKNYDHRQLKKELDNLKNDFTLWAKLVESQTGLGWDPIKKTVKAPPKFWESRKKENHAFLKFEHQGPPHLDKLEACFEDAIGTSYVAIYADPSSNAVGFYGEENEDNLELRASVANKETYHSHNAEPGPSS
- the LOC130960832 gene encoding L10-interacting MYB domain-containing protein-like isoform X6; this encodes MQRETARKSRLRKKIPEQNICIEYADEALTVASEAQNSKVCQEFWVARRKENPEFLKLRFQCPSHLDKLKACSKDMKAIGDVALKTHADPSSAEVRVCGKENEDNHELRAFGEGFRDSDSVAYEEPHTSYNVGHTTSNDNPNKRQIQLNDKKQFGKVNKLQHSVSVSLEEEEHSIPLEVTHRRATQENQPIPDNDKWDDFTIGVFLEVCVQEIAAGNRPHDDFNKEGWNNVVAKFNGKTGKNYDHRQLKKELDNLKNDFTLWAKLVESQTGLGWDPIKKTVKAPPKFWESRKKENHAFLKFEHQGPPHLDKLEACFEDAIGTSYVAIYADPSSNAVGFYGEENEDNLELRASVANKETYHSHNAEPGPSS